A genomic segment from Candidatus Poribacteria bacterium encodes:
- a CDS encoding efflux RND transporter permease subunit, translating to MSIPKMSVNNPVLANMLMIIIIAFGVYAWINLPRELTPEIALQSATVTTLYPGASPEEVEKLVTAPIEEAIEENVSKINLLFSNSSEGRSVISIDFEELSDRDFDKELENLRTAVEQVNELPEEILDEPKVEELDVSSGFPMLTIAVGGKISETQMRDIAENLKDEILDIKNVASVRIAGLREREIWIEVNPDRLKAYQIPIAMVITAVGASNLNLPAGTMELGNTEFMVRTMGEFANPETIGETIIAVQPTGTPLRLKDVATVSDTYEKARTLSRINAEPSISLSVQKKTEGNTIALVAQLRELVEKRKTDLPEGAELTAVNDYSVILKERLGILETNAFFGLLLVVFMLFLFIGWRNAVFAALGIPVAFMATFWFMSVGGYSLSGVSLFGLILVVGIVVDDAIVVIENIYRHIERGEPPKVAAIRGAEEVGWPVLAASLTTICAFGPLMFMSGVPGQFMRVVPIMAILVLIASLFEVFVILPAHVSEWGKARTQTGRSRLENLRTRSPNTFALSAYITGFFASFGLFFDFIRNRYIRILKITIRHRYAFVGSVFFIGLIACVGAFLVLDRELFPGEDFPQFYVKAEMPPSYGMQETTAVVAQIEEAAKTLPSSEVAAIVSNIGLHTPTGALMEGVTYGSNFGEVIVELTPKQERTRGVDDIIAELRTKTTTISGIEELNFITQEGGPPQGEDVEVKVKGPRFEQLTALADTLKASLMEMDGVYDIRDDFRTGKSELRIYLKPEKAHQYGLTTFQVAQTVRTAIEGAKATTYREADEAIDVIVKYEEDTLGNLAELNNLLIATPTGAIVPLKDVADITEEKGYSDIRRFDGERSITVYASVDRAKTTPFDANQALISKFADVESLYPGYQLDFRGLFDEIIESFSELWKLFIVGLLLIYVVLGAQFKSFIQPIVIMLAVPFGMIGAMVGLLLANATLSMVAMFGIVALSGIVVNDSIVLIDFINKFRERGFNKWYAILKGGYVRLRPIVLTTVTTIIGLMPMAIGLGGKSPIWMPMAYTIIFGLALATTMTLFVMPALYAITTDIRGLVLKNPEERFRTVSEEDLLGVAVPADD from the coding sequence ATGTCCATCCCCAAAATGTCCGTGAACAATCCCGTCTTGGCGAATATGTTAATGATTATCATCATCGCTTTCGGGGTGTATGCATGGATAAACCTACCCCGAGAACTGACCCCGGAAATCGCATTGCAGAGCGCGACTGTAACGACACTATATCCGGGGGCTTCGCCGGAAGAAGTTGAAAAGCTCGTCACTGCCCCTATTGAAGAGGCAATTGAGGAAAATGTCAGTAAAATCAATCTGCTATTCTCTAACTCTTCTGAAGGTAGATCCGTTATCTCCATCGATTTTGAAGAGCTGAGTGACCGAGATTTCGACAAGGAACTCGAAAACCTCCGCACGGCTGTAGAACAGGTGAACGAACTGCCAGAAGAGATTTTGGACGAACCGAAAGTTGAGGAGTTAGACGTTTCCTCCGGCTTCCCGATGCTAACGATTGCTGTAGGCGGGAAAATTTCGGAAACGCAGATGCGAGACATTGCCGAAAATCTCAAAGACGAAATCCTGGACATCAAAAACGTTGCGTCTGTCCGGATAGCGGGGCTTCGTGAACGGGAAATTTGGATTGAGGTGAACCCCGATCGGTTGAAAGCGTATCAGATTCCGATTGCGATGGTTATCACTGCAGTCGGTGCGAGCAACTTAAACCTGCCCGCTGGCACCATGGAACTTGGGAATACAGAATTCATGGTCCGGACGATGGGCGAATTCGCCAATCCAGAAACGATCGGTGAAACCATCATCGCCGTTCAACCGACAGGGACCCCGCTTCGTTTGAAGGATGTCGCGACTGTGTCGGATACCTACGAGAAGGCAAGAACCCTCTCCCGGATTAATGCGGAACCCTCTATCAGTCTAAGTGTTCAGAAAAAGACCGAGGGAAACACAATCGCGTTAGTCGCCCAACTCCGGGAATTGGTTGAAAAACGAAAAACAGACCTTCCTGAAGGTGCTGAATTGACAGCGGTGAACGACTATTCGGTTATTCTCAAGGAACGGTTGGGGATCCTTGAAACAAATGCGTTCTTCGGTTTGCTCCTCGTTGTGTTTATGCTCTTCCTTTTTATCGGTTGGCGGAATGCCGTATTCGCGGCACTCGGCATACCGGTCGCGTTCATGGCAACCTTCTGGTTCATGTCTGTGGGGGGCTACTCACTCAGCGGTGTTTCTCTGTTTGGATTGATTTTAGTCGTCGGGATTGTTGTTGACGATGCGATCGTCGTTATAGAGAACATCTACCGGCATATTGAAAGAGGCGAGCCTCCAAAAGTCGCTGCCATTCGCGGGGCAGAAGAGGTTGGATGGCCCGTCTTAGCCGCCAGTTTGACGACCATCTGCGCCTTTGGTCCGCTGATGTTTATGTCCGGTGTACCTGGACAGTTTATGCGAGTCGTTCCTATTATGGCGATTCTGGTATTGATTGCTTCTCTCTTTGAAGTATTCGTGATTTTACCGGCGCACGTTTCTGAGTGGGGAAAAGCGAGAACCCAGACAGGACGGAGCAGACTTGAGAACCTCCGGACCCGATCTCCGAATACCTTTGCCCTAAGTGCCTACATCACAGGATTTTTCGCATCGTTCGGTCTGTTTTTTGACTTTATCAGGAACCGATATATCCGAATCTTGAAAATAACGATTCGACATCGGTATGCTTTTGTAGGCAGTGTCTTCTTTATCGGCTTGATCGCGTGTGTCGGTGCATTCTTGGTCCTCGACAGGGAACTCTTCCCAGGCGAAGATTTCCCACAATTCTATGTCAAAGCCGAAATGCCGCCCTCTTATGGCATGCAAGAAACAACCGCTGTAGTCGCACAGATTGAAGAAGCCGCTAAAACACTTCCATCGAGTGAAGTTGCGGCAATCGTTAGCAATATCGGTTTACATACGCCGACTGGCGCTTTGATGGAAGGTGTCACGTATGGATCCAATTTCGGTGAGGTTATTGTTGAACTCACACCCAAACAGGAACGCACTCGCGGTGTAGATGACATCATCGCAGAACTGCGGACGAAAACCACAACCATTAGCGGAATTGAGGAACTGAATTTCATCACACAGGAAGGCGGTCCTCCACAAGGTGAGGATGTTGAAGTCAAGGTAAAGGGACCGAGATTTGAGCAACTGACGGCACTCGCAGATACCCTTAAAGCATCGCTCATGGAAATGGACGGTGTCTACGACATTCGAGATGACTTTCGCACGGGTAAATCCGAACTCCGTATCTATCTGAAACCGGAGAAGGCACATCAGTATGGGTTAACCACATTCCAAGTCGCGCAAACGGTGCGCACTGCGATTGAGGGTGCTAAAGCAACAACGTATCGTGAAGCAGACGAGGCGATTGATGTCATCGTCAAATACGAGGAAGATACACTTGGAAATCTTGCTGAACTGAATAACTTGTTGATTGCAACACCGACTGGGGCTATCGTCCCGCTCAAGGATGTCGCCGATATCACAGAGGAGAAAGGATACTCCGATATCCGTCGATTTGATGGTGAACGCTCGATTACAGTTTACGCTTCTGTAGATAGGGCAAAAACGACACCCTTCGATGCGAATCAGGCGCTCATCAGTAAATTTGCTGATGTCGAATCCCTGTATCCGGGATACCAACTCGATTTTCGCGGGCTTTTCGATGAGATTATAGAGTCCTTTTCCGAGTTGTGGAAATTGTTTATCGTCGGGCTGTTGTTAATCTATGTTGTGTTAGGTGCACAGTTCAAATCGTTTATCCAACCGATTGTCATTATGCTTGCTGTTCCGTTCGGAATGATAGGAGCGATGGTCGGGTTACTCCTTGCCAATGCGACGCTTAGCATGGTCGCGATGTTTGGGATCGTTGCTCTCTCCGGCATTGTCGTTAATGATTCAATTGTGCTTATCGACTTCATCAACAAATTCCGCGAACGCG